The following are encoded together in the Fundulus heteroclitus isolate FHET01 chromosome 19, MU-UCD_Fhet_4.1, whole genome shotgun sequence genome:
- the LOC105921378 gene encoding B2 bradykinin receptor: protein MAVSSASISSNLTSSAGEGNQTNTSDCSLESDNWTFTYVPVYVMVISVLGIVLNIFVLMVFICHKKPCSIPEIYLTNLAAADLLLVSFLPFWAVSAWKRFEWIFGSALCKMVNVGILMNVYCSIYFLVLVSIDRYLAVVHPLSHETIRRPKFAKISCLLVWILGFVLSVPKLINRELVPHDGIIKCAEKYDTIYATSEYMILVLAFIIPVSIIIFCTVKILQTLRSRLMEGGKTKKKDKRATTLVLAVLLAFLICWLPFHLLRIPSRLKSAGILTSCSSEKTIYFCEQIFLYLAFFNSVLNPILYVIAGNSFREKVKELLTQWDRKRSSTISLTSTRTTFLRSVKSQRDIVY, encoded by the exons ATGGCTGTTTCCAGCGCGAG CATCTCTTCTAACTTGACCTCATCGGCTGGAGAAGGAAACCAAACAAACACCAGTGATTGCTCCCTTGAATCTGACAACTGGACCTTCACCTATGTCCCAGTTTATGTCATGGTCATATCTGTGCTGGGAATTGTCTTGAACATCTTCGTGCTGATGGTTTTCATCTGCCACAAGAAGCCTTGCAGCATACCTGAGATCTACTTGACCAACTTGGCAGCTGCTGACCTGCTTCTGGTCTCCTTTTTGCCCTTCTGGGCCGTCAGTGCTTGGAAACGGTTTGAATGGATTTTTGGTTCTGCCTTGTGCAAAATGGTCAACGTGGGCATTCTGATGAACGTCTACTGCAGCATCTACTTCCTGGTTTTGGTCAGCATAGATCGGTATTTGGCTGTGGTCCATCCACTGTCCCATGAAACAATACGCCGGCCAAAATTTGCTAAAATCAGTTGTCTCCTGGTTTGGATTCTGGGATTTGTTCTTAGTGTTCCAAAACTTATCAACAGGGAATTGGTACCTCATGATGGCATTATCAAATGTGCTGAAAAATATGACACTATTTATGCCACTTCTGAGTACATGATTTTGGTGCTTGCCTTCATCATTCCCGTTTCCATTATCATCTTCTGCACAGTCAAGATTCTCCAAACTCTGAGAAGCAGGTTAATGGAGGGaggaaagacaaagaaaaaggaTAAGAGGGCCACCACTTTGGTCCTGGCCGTCCTGCTGGCGTTCCTGATCTGTTGGCTTCCCTTTCATCTGCTCCGGATACCATCCCGGCTCAAGAGTGCTGGTATTCTGACAAGCTGTAGCTCTGAGAAAACCATCTACTTCTGTGAGCAGATCTTCCTCTACTTGGCGTTCTTCAACAGTGTTCTCAACCCCATTCTTTACGTCATTGCTGGAAATAGTTTCAGGGAAAAAGTCAAGGAGCTCCTAACTCAGTGGGACAGAAAACGTAGTTCGACCATCAGTCTAACATCTACAAGAACAACATTCTTAAGAAGTGTTAAATCCCAACGAGATATTGTCTACTAG